One window from the genome of Aeromonas sp. FDAARGOS 1405 encodes:
- a CDS encoding PA1136 family autoinducer-binding transcriptional regulator → MRLSSSPANALQVAVALEGCQRLEEIQQLVRAFATPLGYHRFALFSISASEEGVVEHLYWLEGAWLESGEVVDLHAYMRECPMAMHIRERDQPFFWSKTVGASGEQYRIVRQPEVPGRHGLQVPVYGPLGLEGAMSFGGDQIDASAPARVGLALIAVAAFHAARRLMEMPVAGHERGLTGREREVLEWVSRGWRHADIATTLKLSVRTVENHLRSARRRLGVATTAEAVRVAIRNRDIEG, encoded by the coding sequence ATGAGGTTGTCGTCATCGCCAGCGAATGCATTGCAGGTCGCGGTGGCGCTGGAAGGGTGCCAGCGGCTGGAGGAGATCCAGCAACTGGTGCGCGCCTTTGCCACCCCGCTGGGGTATCACCGCTTTGCGCTTTTCTCCATCAGCGCCAGCGAGGAGGGGGTGGTCGAGCATCTTTACTGGCTGGAGGGGGCGTGGCTGGAGAGCGGTGAGGTGGTCGACCTGCATGCCTATATGCGCGAGTGCCCGATGGCGATGCATATCAGGGAGCGAGACCAGCCCTTCTTCTGGAGCAAAACGGTTGGCGCCTCTGGTGAGCAGTACCGTATCGTTCGCCAGCCCGAAGTGCCGGGCCGACATGGCTTGCAGGTACCCGTCTATGGGCCGTTGGGACTGGAGGGGGCGATGAGTTTTGGCGGTGATCAGATCGATGCCAGCGCTCCCGCTCGGGTTGGCCTTGCGCTGATCGCGGTGGCAGCTTTTCATGCAGCTCGTCGGCTGATGGAGATGCCGGTAGCGGGCCACGAGCGCGGCCTCACTGGTCGTGAGCGCGAAGTGCTGGAGTGGGTCTCCCGGGGTTGGCGCCATGCCGACATCGCCACCACCCTGAAGCTCTCGGTGCGCACGGTCGAGAACCATCTGCGCAGTGCCCGCCGTCGGCTGGGGGTGGCCACCACGGCAGAGGCGGTCAGAGTGGCGATCAGGAACCGCGATATCGAGGGCTGA
- a CDS encoding site-specific DNA-methyltransferase: MNLFCDDAVKWLSTLADASVDLVITDPPYESLEKHRKIGTTTRLKVSEGSSNQWFDIFPNERFESLFLELYRVLKKNSHFYLFCDQETMFYVKPIAEKVGFKFWKPIVWNKMAIGMGYHYRAKYEFILFFEKGKRKLNDLGIPDVLECKRVHRGYPTEKPVALLETLISQSSSHDDLVVDPFFGSGSTLVAAKNLGRRTMGCDISSAAHEHVYERMKNHSNDN; this comes from the coding sequence ATGAATCTATTTTGTGATGATGCTGTGAAATGGTTGTCGACGCTTGCGGATGCAAGCGTTGATCTTGTTATTACTGACCCTCCTTATGAATCTCTTGAGAAGCATCGGAAAATAGGAACGACAACTCGTCTTAAAGTAAGTGAAGGATCAAGTAATCAATGGTTTGATATTTTCCCTAATGAACGTTTCGAAAGCTTATTTTTAGAGCTTTATCGAGTGTTAAAGAAAAACTCACATTTCTATCTTTTCTGCGATCAAGAAACGATGTTTTATGTAAAACCAATTGCGGAGAAAGTTGGTTTTAAATTTTGGAAACCAATCGTTTGGAATAAAATGGCAATTGGTATGGGGTATCATTATCGGGCCAAGTATGAATTTATTCTTTTCTTTGAGAAAGGGAAAAGAAAACTAAACGACTTGGGTATACCTGATGTTCTGGAGTGTAAACGAGTGCATCGTGGCTATCCTACTGAAAAACCTGTTGCATTATTAGAGACTCTTATATCTCAGAGCTCCAGTCATGATGATTTGGTTGTAGATCCATTCTTTGGTTCAGGTTCAACCTTGGTTGCAGCCAAAAACCTTGGAAGGAGGACTATGGGGTGTGATATTTCAAGTGCAGCCCATGAACATGTCTATGAACGAATGAAAAATCATTCAAATGACAATTAA
- a CDS encoding LysR family transcriptional regulator codes for MNWDDAKIFLALHREGSLRGAARVVGVDQATIGRRIAALEHRLAATLFLRTSKGYVLTNVGEIVLASAQQMELAAIDFVRAAQGVDNRLVGEVSVATTDTLGMDFLIPALTELHQRYPDIRVILNTSTQVVNLSLREADIAIRTVKPDNPDLIIRKLVSWPVGLYASADYLACHGIPEAGTGFAGHSLVVYEPHWQSARSPMMLEEAAEGATVAAGVNTSLMLRQALLMGLGLGEVAVPLAEQAGLMRVWPERQLEQSYDVWLVTHQDVQHAARVRAVMDAIVKAFAAMD; via the coding sequence ATGAACTGGGATGATGCGAAAATTTTTCTGGCGTTGCATCGGGAAGGTAGCCTGAGGGGCGCCGCCCGTGTGGTCGGGGTCGATCAGGCCACCATTGGCAGACGGATTGCCGCACTGGAGCATCGTCTGGCGGCCACGCTGTTTCTCCGCACATCCAAAGGGTATGTGCTGACCAATGTCGGGGAGATAGTGCTGGCCAGCGCTCAGCAGATGGAGCTGGCGGCCATTGATTTCGTGCGGGCGGCGCAAGGGGTCGACAACCGTCTGGTCGGGGAGGTCAGCGTGGCGACTACAGACACCCTGGGGATGGATTTTCTGATACCGGCCCTGACCGAGCTGCATCAGCGTTATCCCGATATCAGGGTCATCCTCAATACCTCTACCCAGGTGGTCAATCTGTCCTTGCGGGAAGCGGATATCGCGATCCGGACGGTGAAGCCGGACAATCCCGACCTGATTATTCGCAAGCTGGTCTCCTGGCCGGTCGGGTTGTATGCCTCCGCCGACTATCTGGCTTGCCATGGCATTCCCGAAGCGGGCACCGGTTTTGCGGGCCATTCGCTGGTGGTGTATGAGCCCCACTGGCAGAGCGCGCGATCCCCCATGATGCTCGAAGAGGCGGCCGAGGGAGCCACGGTCGCCGCGGGGGTCAATACCAGCCTGATGCTGCGTCAGGCCCTGTTGATGGGGTTGGGGCTTGGCGAGGTGGCGGTTCCGCTGGCCGAGCAAGCCGGGTTGATGCGGGTCTGGCCCGAGCGGCAATTAGAGCAATCCTACGATGTGTGGCTGGTGACCCATCAGGATGTGCAGCATGCTGCGCGGGTCAGAGCGGTCATGGATGCCATCGTCAAGGCATTTGCCGCAATGGACTAA
- the hchA gene encoding glyoxalase III HchA, producing MTDMLVDDKQPTPDPAEQNAFFPSPYSLSQFTSRKSDLAGADYPAPYREGRWKILLIGADERYLPTDNGTLFSTGNHPVETLLPMYHLDKAGFAFDVATLSGNPVKFEWWAMPGEDEEVLGLYGKYQAQFRQPAKLADLLKEALAADSDYIGVFIPGGHGALMGLPESAEVKALLEWAMANDRFIISLCHGPAALLAVANPETFAGYKICAFPDELDAQTPAIGYMPGHLTWKFGEKLKEIGFEIVNNGISGEVCRDRNLLTGDSPLAGNNLGKLAATTLLEAVAKR from the coding sequence ATGACCGACATGCTTGTTGACGATAAACAACCAACCCCGGATCCGGCAGAGCAGAATGCCTTCTTCCCGTCGCCCTACTCCCTGAGCCAGTTCACCTCGCGCAAATCTGACCTTGCCGGGGCCGACTATCCCGCTCCCTATCGGGAGGGGCGCTGGAAGATCCTGCTGATCGGGGCCGATGAGCGCTATCTGCCTACCGACAACGGCACCCTGTTTTCCACCGGCAACCATCCGGTCGAAACCCTGCTGCCCATGTATCACCTCGACAAGGCGGGCTTTGCCTTTGATGTGGCCACCCTCTCCGGCAATCCGGTCAAGTTCGAGTGGTGGGCCATGCCCGGCGAAGATGAAGAGGTGCTGGGGCTCTATGGCAAATATCAGGCGCAGTTCCGCCAACCGGCCAAGCTGGCCGATCTGCTGAAAGAGGCGCTGGCCGCCGACTCGGACTATATCGGCGTCTTTATTCCCGGCGGGCACGGCGCCCTGATGGGGCTGCCGGAGAGTGCCGAGGTGAAAGCGCTGCTGGAGTGGGCGATGGCCAACGATCGCTTCATCATCTCCCTCTGTCACGGGCCTGCTGCGCTGCTGGCGGTGGCCAATCCAGAGACCTTCGCGGGCTACAAGATCTGCGCCTTCCCCGACGAGCTGGATGCCCAGACCCCGGCAATTGGCTATATGCCTGGCCACCTTACCTGGAAGTTTGGCGAGAAGCTCAAAGAGATTGGCTTTGAGATCGTCAACAACGGCATCTCGGGAGAGGTGTGCCGGGATCGCAATCTGCTGACCGGTGACAGCCCGCTGGCTGGTAATAACCTCGGCAAGCTGGCCGCCACCACCTTGCTGGAGGCGGTTGCCAAGCGATGA
- the tkt gene encoding transketolase encodes MPSRKELANAIRALSMDAVQKANSGHPGAPMGMADIAEVLWRSHLRHNPNNPKWADRDRFILSNGHGSMLLYSLLHLSGYDLSIDDLKNFRQLHSRTPGHPEYGYAPGVETTTGPLGQGITNAVGMAIAEKAMAEQFNQPGHDIVDHYTYAFMGDGCLMEGISHEACSLAGTLQLGKLIAFWDDNGISIDGHVEGWFTDDTVKRFEAYGWHVIPAVDGHNPEAINAAIEAAKAETGKPTLICCRTIIGYGSPNKSGSHDCHGSPLGNDEIAAARAFLKWDHAPFVIPADIAAEWNGQEKGAKLEADWAAKFAAYEAAHPTLAAEFKRRTAGDLPANWAAESAKIIETLQANPAKIATRKASQNALEAFGKLLPEFMGGSADLAPSNLTMWSGSKSLTNDDASGNYIHYGVREFGMSAIMNGIALHGGFIPYGATFLMFMEYARNALRMAALMKQRAIFVYTHDSIGLGEDGPTHQPVEQIASLRLTPNMSTWRPCDQVESAIAWKHAIERTDGPTSLIFSRQNLAQMDRTAQQLADTAKGGYVLKDCAGTPELILIATGSEVELAVAAYEQLTAKGRAVRVVSLPSTDVFDAQSAEYKESVLPSSVTKRVAIEAGIADYWYKYVGFGGKIIGMTTFGESAPAELLFKEFGFTVENVVATAESL; translated from the coding sequence ATGCCTTCTCGTAAAGAGCTTGCCAATGCCATTCGTGCATTGAGTATGGATGCCGTTCAAAAAGCCAACTCCGGTCACCCGGGCGCCCCCATGGGAATGGCGGATATCGCCGAAGTGCTGTGGCGTAGCCACCTCAGACATAACCCGAACAACCCCAAGTGGGCCGACCGCGACCGTTTCATTCTCTCCAACGGCCACGGCTCCATGCTGCTGTACTCCCTGCTGCACCTCTCCGGTTATGACCTCTCCATCGACGATCTGAAAAACTTCCGCCAACTGCACTCTCGCACCCCGGGTCACCCGGAGTACGGCTATGCACCGGGCGTTGAAACCACCACTGGCCCGCTGGGTCAGGGCATCACCAATGCCGTTGGTATGGCGATCGCCGAGAAAGCCATGGCTGAGCAGTTCAACCAGCCGGGCCACGACATCGTTGACCACTACACCTACGCCTTTATGGGCGACGGCTGCCTGATGGAAGGTATCTCCCACGAGGCTTGCTCTCTGGCCGGTACCCTGCAACTGGGCAAACTGATCGCGTTCTGGGATGACAACGGCATCTCCATCGACGGTCACGTGGAAGGCTGGTTCACCGACGACACCGTCAAGCGCTTCGAAGCCTACGGCTGGCACGTTATCCCGGCTGTTGACGGCCACAACCCGGAAGCGATCAACGCTGCCATCGAAGCCGCCAAGGCCGAGACAGGCAAGCCGACCCTGATCTGCTGCCGCACCATCATCGGTTACGGTTCTCCGAACAAATCCGGTTCTCATGACTGCCACGGCTCACCGCTGGGCAACGACGAGATCGCCGCTGCTCGCGCGTTCCTGAAGTGGGACCACGCTCCGTTCGTTATCCCGGCCGACATCGCTGCCGAGTGGAACGGTCAGGAGAAGGGCGCCAAACTGGAAGCAGACTGGGCTGCCAAGTTCGCCGCCTATGAAGCCGCTCACCCGACTCTGGCTGCCGAATTCAAGCGCCGCACCGCAGGCGACTTGCCGGCCAACTGGGCTGCTGAATCCGCCAAGATCATCGAAACCCTGCAAGCCAACCCGGCCAAGATCGCAACCCGTAAAGCGTCCCAAAACGCACTGGAAGCGTTCGGCAAGCTGCTGCCGGAATTCATGGGTGGCTCCGCTGACCTGGCGCCGTCCAACCTGACCATGTGGTCCGGCTCCAAGTCCCTGACCAACGACGATGCCTCCGGCAACTACATCCACTACGGTGTCCGCGAGTTCGGCATGTCCGCCATCATGAACGGTATCGCCCTGCACGGTGGTTTCATCCCCTACGGCGCGACCTTCCTGATGTTTATGGAGTATGCCCGCAACGCCCTGCGCATGGCCGCCCTGATGAAGCAGCGCGCCATCTTCGTTTACACCCACGACTCCATCGGTCTGGGTGAAGATGGCCCGACTCACCAGCCGGTTGAGCAGATCGCCTCCCTGCGTCTGACTCCGAACATGAGCACCTGGCGTCCGTGTGACCAGGTTGAATCCGCCATCGCCTGGAAACACGCCATCGAGCGTACCGACGGCCCGACCTCTCTGATCTTCTCTCGTCAGAACCTGGCCCAGATGGACCGTACTGCCCAGCAGCTGGCCGACACCGCCAAGGGTGGTTACGTGCTGAAGGATTGCGCCGGTACTCCCGAGCTGATCCTGATCGCCACCGGTTCCGAAGTGGAACTGGCCGTTGCCGCCTATGAGCAGCTGACTGCCAAGGGCCGTGCCGTGCGCGTGGTCTCTCTGCCGTCTACCGACGTGTTCGACGCTCAGTCTGCCGAGTACAAAGAGTCCGTCCTGCCGTCTTCCGTCACCAAGCGTGTGGCCATCGAAGCCGGCATCGCCGACTACTGGTACAAGTACGTCGGTTTCGGCGGCAAGATCATCGGTATGACCACCTTCGGTGAGTCTGCTCCGGCCGAGCTGCTGTTCAAGGAATTCGGCTTTACCGTAGAAAACGTGGTTGCGACCGCTGAATCCCTGTAA
- a CDS encoding RidA family protein: MSGTIIKSARNTPHAPQDLGPCTQTVAFSHYNNISAQLPVDPATGKMVSGDVTAQARQCLSNLKAIIESIGHVMDDMVKATIFLKEMADLEAVNAVYREFFPGYLPTRTTLAVAALPLGALVQIDAIISNGEGTFPQDPCPLVKLARNSDKAPHNPLSTHTVAFSHYNNIGAQLPVEAASGQLVASGIKEQAGQCLRNIKAVLESIDVPFDDIVKVTVYLTDLADLEAVNEVYTTFFPDSAIARAVAYLPARSVVSAAALPMGARVQMDAVISHGDGTPPQLVEDRHNLVIRARNTDKAPQSPLHCQTVAFSHYNHLSAQLPIDPATGKILAGCIKEQTAQCLSNIKAIVESIGHVMDDIVKVNIQLANIADLAEVDAIYTKYFPAYLPARTVIAVRELPAGALVQIDAVMSNAESTPPQA; this comes from the coding sequence ATGAGTGGCACCATCATCAAGTCGGCAAGAAATACCCCCCATGCACCCCAGGATCTGGGCCCCTGCACCCAAACGGTGGCGTTTTCTCATTACAACAATATCTCCGCCCAGCTGCCGGTCGATCCCGCCACCGGCAAGATGGTGAGTGGCGATGTCACCGCGCAGGCCAGACAGTGTCTGAGCAACCTCAAGGCGATCATCGAGAGCATCGGCCATGTGATGGACGATATGGTCAAAGCGACCATCTTCCTGAAAGAGATGGCGGATCTGGAGGCGGTCAACGCCGTCTATCGCGAATTCTTCCCGGGCTATCTGCCGACCCGCACCACCCTCGCCGTCGCCGCCCTGCCGCTGGGCGCGCTGGTGCAGATCGATGCCATCATCTCCAACGGCGAAGGTACCTTCCCGCAAGATCCTTGCCCGCTAGTGAAGCTCGCCCGCAATAGCGACAAGGCGCCGCACAATCCGCTCTCCACCCATACCGTGGCCTTCTCCCACTACAACAATATCGGCGCCCAGCTGCCGGTCGAGGCCGCCTCGGGCCAGCTGGTTGCCAGTGGCATCAAGGAGCAGGCGGGCCAGTGCCTGCGCAATATCAAGGCGGTGCTGGAGAGCATCGACGTGCCGTTTGACGATATCGTCAAGGTTACCGTCTATCTGACCGATCTGGCCGATCTGGAGGCCGTCAACGAGGTCTACACCACCTTCTTCCCCGACTCCGCCATCGCCCGCGCCGTTGCCTATCTGCCCGCCCGCTCTGTGGTCAGTGCCGCCGCCCTGCCCATGGGGGCACGGGTGCAGATGGATGCGGTCATCTCCCACGGTGACGGCACCCCGCCGCAACTGGTGGAAGACAGACACAATCTGGTGATCCGTGCCCGCAATACCGACAAGGCACCGCAGAGCCCGCTCCATTGCCAGACCGTCGCCTTCTCCCACTACAACCATCTCTCTGCCCAACTGCCGATTGACCCCGCCACCGGCAAGATCCTGGCTGGCTGCATCAAGGAACAGACCGCCCAGTGCCTCAGCAATATCAAGGCGATTGTGGAGAGCATCGGCCATGTGATGGACGATATCGTCAAGGTCAATATCCAGCTCGCCAATATCGCGGATCTGGCCGAGGTGGATGCCATCTATACCAAATACTTCCCGGCCTACCTGCCGGCCCGCACCGTGATCGCGGTGCGCGAACTGCCCGCCGGTGCTCTGGTACAAATCGATGCAGTGATGTCCAACGCCGAAAGCACCCCGCCGCAGGCGTAA
- a CDS encoding NAD(P)H-quinone oxidoreductase, protein MSHSHFIPATMNAVEITQPGGPDVLQLTTRATPAPKPDEVLIRHYATGINGPDVMQRKGLYPPPAGASDIPGLEVAGIVVAKGEQVTHLKIGDKVAALISGGGYAEYSVAHQSNVLPLPPGLSFVEAAALPETFMTVWSNMFERGQFKKGDIILIHGGASGIGTTATMLAKAFGAAKIITTVGSPEQQAASIKLGADVAVLYKEEDFVEAVHAATDGHGADIILDIIGGEYVARNYAAAAINGRIVQIGIIAGAAPNLDLFPMLQKRLTHIGSTLRSRTPQEKAELIAQLQTHVWPFIERGEVKPQVYQTFPLHEAAAAHHLLDSGRHIGKLVLTMARLSSD, encoded by the coding sequence ATGTCTCATTCTCATTTCATTCCCGCCACCATGAACGCGGTAGAGATTACCCAGCCCGGTGGCCCCGATGTCTTGCAACTGACCACCCGCGCCACACCAGCGCCCAAGCCCGATGAGGTCTTGATCCGGCACTATGCGACCGGCATCAATGGGCCGGATGTGATGCAGCGCAAGGGGCTCTACCCGCCTCCGGCAGGGGCATCGGATATTCCCGGGCTGGAGGTCGCCGGGATCGTGGTCGCCAAGGGGGAGCAGGTGACCCATCTCAAGATTGGCGACAAGGTCGCCGCGCTGATTTCGGGTGGCGGCTATGCCGAGTACAGCGTCGCCCACCAGAGCAATGTCCTGCCCCTGCCGCCCGGATTGAGCTTTGTCGAAGCCGCGGCACTGCCGGAAACCTTTATGACGGTCTGGTCAAATATGTTTGAACGGGGTCAGTTTAAAAAAGGGGACATTATCTTGATCCATGGCGGTGCCTCCGGTATCGGCACGACCGCCACCATGCTGGCCAAGGCATTTGGCGCCGCCAAAATCATCACCACGGTCGGCTCACCCGAGCAGCAGGCCGCCAGCATCAAGCTGGGCGCGGATGTGGCCGTGCTCTACAAGGAGGAAGATTTTGTCGAGGCCGTGCATGCCGCCACCGATGGCCATGGTGCCGACATCATTCTCGATATCATTGGCGGGGAGTATGTCGCACGCAACTATGCGGCGGCCGCCATCAATGGCCGCATAGTCCAGATCGGCATTATTGCGGGCGCCGCCCCCAATCTGGATCTGTTTCCCATGCTGCAAAAGCGACTGACCCATATCGGCTCCACCCTGCGCTCGCGTACCCCGCAGGAAAAAGCCGAGCTGATTGCCCAACTGCAAACTCATGTCTGGCCATTTATCGAACGCGGTGAGGTCAAACCGCAGGTTTACCAGACCTTCCCGCTGCATGAGGCCGCTGCCGCTCACCATTTGCTGGATTCAGGCCGTCATATCGGCAAGCTGGTATTAACCATGGCGCGGTTGTCGTCAGATTGA